In a single window of the Drosophila albomicans strain 15112-1751.03 chromosome 3, ASM965048v2, whole genome shotgun sequence genome:
- the LOC117568226 gene encoding uncharacterized protein LOC117568226, with the protein MDQQLHRLTDRQYSEMEGLLQAMDMPSSDHEEIESESCRLSRYNAVNLYEGRQRCYTMPHVPPAPPSTPTLLTSNGNGGSSGGGSGIFSSNSNGNCSTIGIGIGNGNCSNGSSSSPPTANLVADNQINHIFYVKNGKNPSRRESRCADTELSKLFNVVSITNRLTAIKNQNRSHKHQHHHQQPQHHHHHHHQQQQQQQQHPQLQLSERGIINASRNISKLHGATKIFKIHRDPKMKIHRFLRETDEDSVSAPEYDEEEEDTRFRFFRRTRRSYSRMGRKIARFEHHERMETIVDSFDAAMSFNDADT; encoded by the exons ATGGATCAACAACTGCACCGTCTGACGGATCGTCAATACTCGGAAATGGAGGGCTTGCTACAG gCAATGGATATGCCGAGCTCAGACCACGAAGAAATCGAGTCGGAATCGTGCCGACTTAGCCGGTACAATGCTGTCAACCTGTACGAGGGACGTCAGCGTTGCTACACAATGCCGCACGTACCCCCTGCGCCGCCCTCCACACCAACGCTGCTAACGTCCAACGGCAATGGTGGCAGCAGCGGAGGAGGCAGTGGCAtcttcagcagcaacagcaacggcaactgcagcaccattggcattggcattggcaatggcaattgcAGCAATGGCAGCTCCAGCTCACCACCCACCGCCAATTTGGTGGCCGATAATCAAATCAATCACATCTTTTATGTGAAAAATGGCAAGAATCCGAGTCGACGCGAATCCCGTTGCGCCGACACGGAACTCTCCAAGCTCTTCAATGTGGTCTCCATCACGAATCGTTTGACCGCCATCAAGAATCAGAATCGTTCGCACaaacatcagcatcatcatcagcagccgcagcatcatcaccatcaccatcatcagcagcagcagcaacagcagcagcatccgcAACTGCAACTGAGCGAGCGTGGCATCATCAATGCATCACGAAACATTTCCAAGTTGCATGGAGCGACGAAAATCTTTAAGATTCATCGCGATCCCAAGATGAAGATCCATCGGTTCCTGCGCGAAACAGACGAAGATTCGGTGTCGGCACCCGAGtacgatgaggaggaggaggacaCACGTTTTCGTTTCTTTCGGCGAACACGACGCTCCTACAGTCGCATGGGCAGGAAGATTGCACGCTTCGAGCATCACGAGCGAATGGAGACGATTGTTGATAGCTTCGATGCGGCCATGAGTTTCAACGATGCAGATACCTGA